The genomic region CATCGGTCATTTGAGAAAGATGATCGAGATGGATCAACTTTACATTTTCCAGTTCATGAACATCATCTGAAACATTCTTTGGAATAGAAAGATCCAGAATTAAAAGCTCTTTTTTCGGATAAATAAGCTCCTTGGAGATAGTAGGGTTGTGAGCTCCGGTAGCCACAATAAGAATATCGCTGTTCCTTATCTCAGCCTGCAGATCTGCATAATCTTTAACGATGAGGTTAAATTTACCGGCGATCTTTTCGGCCTTGTCCTTAGTCCGGTTTATTAAAGTAATATGGTTGTTCCTGGTATGTTTTACCAGGTTTTCACAAGTATTTCTTCCAATTTTACCGGTTCCAAAAAGAAGGATGTTCTTTTCTGAAATATTTTCAATATGCTTTAATATGTATTGAACCGAGGCAAATGAAACTGAAGTAGCTCCGCTGGAGATCTCGGTTTCATTCTTAATGCGCTTGCTGGCCTGGATAACCGCATTTACAAGTCTCTCTAAGAATGCATTTACCAGGCCTAATTTCTTAGATCTTATAAAAGCAACTTTAAGCTGACTAATAATTTCGAAATCCCCCAGGATCTGACTGTCCAAACCTGTTCCCACTTTAAAAATATGTGAGATCGCCTGTTTGTTCTTAAATACATAAGCTACTTTTTCGAATTCCTCCACGGTACCGTGAGTATGTTCGCAAAGCAGTTTTATTAGCTGAAATGGATGTTGCGCGAATCCGTAGATCTCGGTTCGGTTACAGGTAGAAGTCACTAAAATACCGTCAATACCTTCCTCTTTAGCCTGTTCAAGAAGTCTTTGCTTAGATTCCTCGGTAAGGCTAAAGTGGCCTCTTATCTCTGCATCGGCCTTCTTGTAGCTTAAACCTATGGTATAAAAGTGTTTTCCTTTAGAAATGTGATAATCTTCCATGTATCTGTTTAGGTGGACACGGCAGCAAAATTAATATAAGCTTAAATCAAAAAGTAACGCTTGAGGCACTAAATGTGTCGATAGATGATAATTATCATGAAAATAAGACTGAAAAGATGAAAATGCCCTACTTTTGTAGTAATGATAGTCGGTTTAGAGCGATTAGTTTAGATTGATTCTAAATAAATAAAAATTGGATCCTATGGAAGATCACTTAAAAAATAACGCTGTAAGTATCTCTGAAGAGATAAAGATCGAAGATGGTTTTTTCATTCTTAAGTTTCAGAATGATACTTCAGATACCAAGCTCATGTCCAGGGAAATAGATAATAGTTTTATCCAGTTCCATTTCAATGTAAAAGGTGCCAGTAAGTTTCTTTTTAATAATGGTAATTACGAATTGCCATTGGCCGAAGAGAATTCACTTTTGCTTTATAACCCTCAAAGGGACTTGCCTTTGAATGTTTCTTTAGAACCTGAATCCTGGCTTATATCACTGGTGATCTCTATCAAAAAATTTCACGCACTTTTTTCACAAGAGGCAGATTATATCACTTTTTTAAGTGCAGATAATAAGGACAAGAAATATTATAAGGATGCGGCGATTTCTCCATCTATGGCAGTGGTTTTGAACCAGTTAATGAACTTCAATCTAACGCCCAGTATTAAAAATTTATATTTCAAGGCCAAGGCTTTTGAATTATTGAGTCTATACTTTAATAAAGCTGAAAACCCAGATCTTGAGCAATGTCCTTTTTTAAGCGATGAAGAAAATATTAAAAAGATAAGAAGAGCTAAGGATATTGTAATAGCCCGTATGGCTGAACCACCTTCGTTGCAAGAACTTTCCGAAGAAATTGGATTGAGTTTGAAAAAACTGAAAGAAGGTTTTAAGCAGATCTACGGCGATTCGGTTTATAGTTTTCTGTTCGATTATAAAATGGAGTATGCCCGGAAATTACTGGAAACAGGTGAATATAATGTGAATGAAGTGGGGTTGAAAGTTGGCTATAGTACTGCCAGCCATTTTATCGCCGGGTTCAAAAAGAAATTCGGTACTACCCCGAAAAAGTATACACTTTCAGTAAATTAAATATCAATGAAATTACTTCTTACCGTTTTTATCACTTTACTATTTTCTATTAGCCTTACTGCCCAGAAGAAAGTTCTGATCTTTCATGAAACCGAGGATTACAGGCATGAGTCGATTGAGGATGGAATTCAGGCGATTCAACAAATAGGAGATGAGAACAATTTCAAAACCATTGTTAGCCGGGACAGTAATTTTTTTACCGAGAATGACCTGAATTCTCTGGATCTTATAATTTTTCTGAATACAGAGGGAGATATTTTGAATATGGAGGAACAAACTGCTTTTCAGAATTATATGGATAGTTGCGGTAATTTCTTCGGTATTCATGCTGCTGCAGATACAGAGCAGGATTGGTTCTGGTATGGTGAGCTGGTAGGAGCTTATTTTACAGGACATCCACCAATCCAGGAGGCGGTTATTAATATAAAAATGCCTCAGCATTTGACGGTGGAACATTTACCTGAACCCTGGGAAAGAAGAGATGAATGGTATAATTATGAAAATATTGGTAGTGGATTAAATATTTTAATGACCGTCGATGAAAACTCATATGAAGGAGGCGAAAATGGGGATTTTCATCCCATTGCATGGTTTCAGAATTATCGCGGTGGCGGAAAATCTGTATATACAGGTTTAGGCCATACTTCAGAATCCTATTCTGAACCAAATTTCCTGGAACATTTAAGCAAGTGTATTGAATTTGCAACCATGGATTAAAAATTATTCTATCATAGAAAACTACGATAGCAAAGAAGGACAAAGAATTATACAGAATATTATTTTTGAGTTGAAAAAGAAAAATTATGAGTAAAGGTGTACTGATGGTTAACCTGGGTTCCCCCGATAGTACCGACCCAAAAGATGTAAAGAAATACCTCGGTGAGTTCCTTATGGATGAGCGCGTGATCGATGTTCCTTACTGGGCACGCACGCTGTTGGTTAAAGGAATTATTCTGAACACACGTCCTAAAAAATCTGCAGAGGCCTACCAGAAGATCTGGTGGGAAGAAGGTTCACCTTTAATTGTGCTTTCGGAGAGACTACAATCTAAGATCGATGATCAAACCTCTATTCCAATTGCTTTGGCCATGAGGTATGGCACACCGAGTATCAAGCAGGGGCTTCAGGAATTACATGATAAAGGAGTAGATGAGGTTTTACTTTTTCCATTATATCCTCAATTCGCGATGGCCACCACCGAAACTATTCTGGTCCTTGCTGAAGAACTTAGAAAAGAGCATTTCCCTGAAATGAGCTTTACAACTGTTCCGCCTTTCTATAACCATTCAGATTATATAAGAACCCTTGGAAACAGTATTGCTGAATCCCTGAAGGATGTGGAATACGAGCACCTTCTATTTTCATATCACGGGGTACCAGAAAGACATATTAGAAAAAGTGATATTACCAATTCGCATTGTAAGATAGATGGCTCCTGCTGCCAGTCGGCTTCTACGGCTCATCAGTTCTGTTACCGCCATCAATGTTATGAGACCACCCGTCTTGTGGCTGAATATCTTGGGATGAAACCAAATACATATAGCGTTTCTTTCCAGTCCAGGCTAGGATTCGATCCGTGGTTAAAACCATATACAGATAGAACTATTGAAAGATTCGGCAAACAGGGGATGAAGAAATTGGCTATAGTTACGCCGGCATTCGTTTCAGACTGTTTGGAAACTTTAGAAGAGATCGCGATGGAAGGCGAAGAGATCTTTCATGAAGTTGGTGGAAAGGAATTTACTGTTGTTCCCTGTCTTAATGACAGAGATGAATGGGTAAAAGTTTTATCGAGATGGATCGATGAATGGGCTCACCAAAAGCCGGTCGAGGCTTAATGGCCGTTCGGAATTCTAAAGAGCTGGGTGAAAAGCCTATTGGGAAGCTGTTAATTCAGCAAGCCGTTCCCGCATCTGTCGGGATCTTGGTTATGTCCCTTAATATTCTTGTAGATACCATTTTTGTTGGAAACTGGATAGGACCTATAGCTATTGCGGCTATAAATGTGGTGCTTCCGGTTTCATTTTTTATAGCCGCATTGGGAATGGCCATTGGGATAGGTGGTTCTTCGATTATTTCACGAGCCCTTGGTGCCGATGATAATTATAAGGCGCTTAAGACCTTTGGGAACCAGATCACGCTTACTATCTTACTTTCTAGTGCGCTGGTAATACCAGGTCTCATAT from Gramella sp. MT6 harbors:
- a CDS encoding AraC family transcriptional regulator, with protein sequence MEDHLKNNAVSISEEIKIEDGFFILKFQNDTSDTKLMSREIDNSFIQFHFNVKGASKFLFNNGNYELPLAEENSLLLYNPQRDLPLNVSLEPESWLISLVISIKKFHALFSQEADYITFLSADNKDKKYYKDAAISPSMAVVLNQLMNFNLTPSIKNLYFKAKAFELLSLYFNKAENPDLEQCPFLSDEENIKKIRRAKDIVIARMAEPPSLQELSEEIGLSLKKLKEGFKQIYGDSVYSFLFDYKMEYARKLLETGEYNVNEVGLKVGYSTASHFIAGFKKKFGTTPKKYTLSVN
- a CDS encoding ThuA domain-containing protein, coding for MKLLLTVFITLLFSISLTAQKKVLIFHETEDYRHESIEDGIQAIQQIGDENNFKTIVSRDSNFFTENDLNSLDLIIFLNTEGDILNMEEQTAFQNYMDSCGNFFGIHAAADTEQDWFWYGELVGAYFTGHPPIQEAVINIKMPQHLTVEHLPEPWERRDEWYNYENIGSGLNILMTVDENSYEGGENGDFHPIAWFQNYRGGGKSVYTGLGHTSESYSEPNFLEHLSKCIEFATMD
- the hemH gene encoding ferrochelatase — translated: MSKGVLMVNLGSPDSTDPKDVKKYLGEFLMDERVIDVPYWARTLLVKGIILNTRPKKSAEAYQKIWWEEGSPLIVLSERLQSKIDDQTSIPIALAMRYGTPSIKQGLQELHDKGVDEVLLFPLYPQFAMATTETILVLAEELRKEHFPEMSFTTVPPFYNHSDYIRTLGNSIAESLKDVEYEHLLFSYHGVPERHIRKSDITNSHCKIDGSCCQSASTAHQFCYRHQCYETTRLVAEYLGMKPNTYSVSFQSRLGFDPWLKPYTDRTIERFGKQGMKKLAIVTPAFVSDCLETLEEIAMEGEEIFHEVGGKEFTVVPCLNDRDEWVKVLSRWIDEWAHQKPVEA
- the hemA gene encoding glutamyl-tRNA reductase, encoding MEDYHISKGKHFYTIGLSYKKADAEIRGHFSLTEESKQRLLEQAKEEGIDGILVTSTCNRTEIYGFAQHPFQLIKLLCEHTHGTVEEFEKVAYVFKNKQAISHIFKVGTGLDSQILGDFEIISQLKVAFIRSKKLGLVNAFLERLVNAVIQASKRIKNETEISSGATSVSFASVQYILKHIENISEKNILLFGTGKIGRNTCENLVKHTRNNHITLINRTKDKAEKIAGKFNLIVKDYADLQAEIRNSDILIVATGAHNPTISKELIYPKKELLILDLSIPKNVSDDVHELENVKLIHLDHLSQMTDETLERRRQFIPQAKEIIAEVENDFNKWLETRKFAPTIKALKKKLKMMKDAELDFQRKKISDFNDEQAEIVSNRIIQKIMKHFANHLKEDSQTTDESLELIQKVFHLEEVTK